The proteins below are encoded in one region of Pseudomonadota bacterium:
- a CDS encoding mechanosensitive ion channel family protein — protein sequence MMMNRFNVNELMMWQDAKFIAIVLIFLAGILVYAALSRFYSLLFKQEALSESLFRVFKNITKILVFVMVILFSMQQLGVKISAIVASLLTVSAMIAVGFIAVWSVLSNFLCSFLIILFKPFRIGDDIEITELVGGSGLRGKVVDFNIMYTSILEHGEMPEEEKALIRIPNNTFFQKATKRWKGEERKSVEKHLFNKSLINR from the coding sequence ATGATGATGAACCGCTTCAATGTTAATGAATTAATGATGTGGCAGGACGCAAAATTTATTGCGATAGTATTGATTTTCCTTGCTGGTATCCTTGTTTATGCGGCTTTAAGTCGTTTTTATTCTCTGTTGTTTAAACAGGAGGCTCTTTCCGAATCTTTATTCCGTGTATTCAAAAATATAACGAAAATCCTTGTTTTTGTTATGGTCATTCTTTTCTCCATGCAGCAGCTGGGGGTAAAGATTTCAGCCATAGTCGCATCATTGCTCACCGTGTCGGCAATGATTGCCGTAGGATTCATCGCGGTGTGGAGCGTGTTGAGTAATTTTTTATGTTCTTTTCTGATAATCCTGTTCAAGCCGTTTCGGATCGGCGATGATATTGAGATTACCGAGTTAGTCGGCGGTTCTGGCCTTCGAGGCAAGGTTGTTGATTTCAATATCATGTATACCTCCATCCTTGAACACGGGGAAATGCCAGAGGAAGAAAAAGCACTCATTCGAATCCCCAATAATACGTTTTTCCAGAAGGCAACCAAACGCTGGAAGGGTGAAGAGAGAAAAAGTGTTGAAAAGCATCTTTTTAACAAGTCTTTAATCAATAGGTGA